CGGCGTGAGCGGCGATGCCGGCCGCCTTGTAGTGCTTGCGGCTGCGGGCCATGGCCGCGGCAGTGGCCAGCGCTTCCAGCACGGGCCGTCCGGCTTCGACGGCGCCGAAGTCGATGACCTCCACCAGCAGTTCGATGAAGCCCTGCACGGTGCGGTAGCGCTTGACCAGGCGGGCCCGCCACGCGGCGGCCTCGTCGTCATCGTCGAGCACCTGGTCGGAGACGGTCTGGACCGCCTCCATGAGCTTCGCGCGCGGCACGACCTCTTCGATGGCGTTCCACACCTCCGCCAGCGAGACCACCCGGGAGGTGGTGGCCTGCGGCGTCTGGATGAGCACATCCACCGCGGCCGCCATCTTCTTCGCCGCGCTTTTGAAATCGGGCAGGGTGCGCAACTTGTCCTCGCGGTGGGCCCGGTTCAGCAGCTTGGAGACCATCAGCACCTCCAGCACGTCCAGGGCGTCATCAACCGAGGCCGTCTCCAGGTGGCGGACCGTGGCCAACAACGTGGCGCCCTGGCGCGGGGCGGCCAACTCGGCCAACGCGGGGGCCTTGGTGCGCATCGCGTAGCGGGCCAGACCCTGCAGCTTGGCCTGGGGCACATCGTGCGCCTCGACCTGTCCGGCGCCGATGCCGGCGATGCGGCTGGTGCGGTCCAGGGCCTGGACCATGCCGGGGCTAGAGATACGCCCGGGTTCGGTGCGCAACAGCTCCGGCTCGGAGATGCGCGCTCCGTCCGGCACCTGCAGCAGGTCAGTCAGCTCGGTGCGCACCGGGTGCGGGATGCGCTCGTGCAGCACCGGTGCAGGCGGACGTTCTCCTCATTGCGCACCTGGCGCACCAGCCGGGAGAGCGCCGTCGCCCGGGTCGCGGCTCTATCGCCAAATCCTGTAGTAATCCTCCTCGCCCCCGTCTCGCAGGGGCACCTTCGTGACCAGGAGCTAGCCCTTCGAGCGCGACCGGTCCGGATCGGCGGCCGCGGGGCGCCACATCGGTTGCAGCCGCGGCCCGTCGGGTAGCTCCACGGGTTCGCCGCAGTCGGCGAAGCCGAAGCTCTCGTACAGCCGCCGGTTTCGCGGCGAGCTGGCCTCCAGGAAGGCCGGCGCGTGTTCGGCCTCCAGCCGCCGCAGGTGTGTGCGCAGCATCGCGCCGCCGATTCCCTGCCCGCGCAGGCGGGGGGCGACCACGATGTTGAGCAGGTACCAGTACGCCGAGGCGTCCGGGCGCCGCCGCCCGGTGAGCTCCATCAGCTGTTTCATCCGGTCGGCGTACTCGCCGTAGGCGTGCTCGATGAAGCGGGCGCCCTCCGGATCCTGCAGCGGGGAGGTGCCGGTCGCTGGGGCGGGATCGGTCCACTCCCACAGCGCGACCCCGGCCACCCCCGCGGACTCGTCCTCGGCGATCACCAGCTCCCCGGAGTGCAGGACGCTGTCGAGGTAGGCGACCATCGTTTCCCGCCAGGGGCCCGCGGTGATCCGCCGCCGCGCGTCTTCGTCATCGATCACCCAGCTCAGTACGGGGTCGTGCAGGTTGGCGGCGGTGTAGGCCTCAGCCACTGCCGGCAGCTCGGCCCGCTCGGGTCGGCGGAGCGTGGTCCGGTCGTCGGCCATGGTTCTCCTTCGGTGCTGTCGGCACCCCGCGGGGGCGGGTCCGGTGTCGGGGTCCATGCGGTTGGTGTTCGCCGAGGTCGCGGCCGGGGCGGTGAGCACGGTGTAGGGACGGGTCGTTCGTGCGGGGCGGGTAGCAGGCCGGCCGCCATGGCTAGATCGTACGTACGTCAAAACCCTCGCACAATACGTACGTACGTAAAAATGCTAGGGTCGTCGGCGTGAGCCAACGCGAGGATCTACTGGCCGGAGCGCGCACATGCCTGGTCGAAAAGGGCTACCACCACACGACCGCACGCGACATCGCCGCGGCGTCGGAGTCGCACCTGGCCTCCATCGGCTATCACTTCGGCTCCAAAGACGCGTTGATGAACCGCGCCGCGCTCCAGGCGCAGAGCGAGTGGGGCGACGTGATCGTCGCGTCGGTGCGGGCCGCGGCCACGGCTGATCCGGCCCGGCGCCTGCAGATCGCTCTCGAGGAGCTCTTCGCCTCGCTGCCCCCGCAACGCGAGCTCATCCTGGCCAGCGTGCAGGCCTACGCCCAAGCCGAATTCGCGGGAGGGATCCGCGACGCCCTGCGCGACGCCACCCGCCTCGCTCGGGCCGAACTGGCCGCGCTGCTGCTCGGCCGAGACGCCGACGGCATCGACACGGCCACCGCCGACACGGTCGGAGCCGTCGTCCACGCGCTGGTGGTGGGGTTTGCGATGCAGTCCCTGGTCGCCCCCGATGCGCTGCCGAGCGGAGAGCGGGCGGCCGCGGCGCTGCGGGAACTCGCGATCGCACACACCGCGTAGGTGAGAAAGGCCGCGCCGGTATCGACCGGCCCGGCCCATGCCCGCAGGGCACGCGCGCACATCGACCCGCGGCACGGTGCGGCGGTACTACCGCCGCCCCACCGGCCGGATCGGCGCCCGAGGCCCGGGCGGCCCGGGCTCAGCGGCGGCGCAGCTCGACGACGCTGTCGGCGGTGTGGCCGCCGGGGCCGGCGTGGGCGCGTGTACGCTCCCGGCTGACCAGTACCTCCCATTCCTGCGCGGCCGGCTCCAGCGACTCCAGCACCTGGGCGGAGGTGGGAAGCTCCACGTAGGCGCCGATCTCCTCGACCCACATGGGCTCGCCCACGTGGCCCACGATCAGCAGTGTCCCGCCGGGGGCGACGCGGGAAGCGGCGGTGCGCAGGATCGCTTCGCGCGGCAGGTCGTTCCAGGAGTGCAGGAAGAACGCCGCGACCAGGTCGAAGCCGCCTTCGGGAAACGAGGTGGCCAGGTCGTGGCGCTGGAAGTCGATGCGGTCGCCCACCCCGGCCTCGGCCGCGTGGCGGCGGGCCCGTTCCAGAGCCACCGCGGAGATGTCGGCGGCGACCACGCGCCAGCCCTGACGGGCCAGCCACACGGCGTCGGCGCCCTCGCCGCAGCCCAGATCCAGCGCGGTGCCCGGTTCGAGCCCTGCGGTCTCGTCGACCAGGACGGCGTTGGGATCGCCGCTCCAGACGCGCTCGCTCTCGCTGTAGCGGGCGTCCCAGTACTCTCGGCCCGTGGTTTCGTCGGTACCCTCGCTCATCGGTCGCCTCCTGGCGGTGCGGCTGCCGCGCTTCGGCGGCAGCAATGTGTCTACCGGCAATCCTGACCGTGTACCCGCTGCAGGCCAAACGACGTTGCCGGTGCGGCAATACGGCGCGGTCGCTGCAACGGCACCGTGGCCAGGGCCACGACCGCCACCACGCGCCCGGCCAGCAGCGCGAACCGGTTGACGGGGGTGATCAGAATCCGCTCCAGCTCTCCCGAGCCGCGTTCCTCCTGGATTCCCGCACCGATGAACGCGCTGGTGGTGAAGACCATGAGCACGAGCATGCCGGGCACGAACCATTGCAGCCTGCAGCCCGCGGGAATGCCGGGAATCCCTCCCAGGGCCGCCACCAGCGGACCGGACAGGAGCAGCAGGCGGTCGGCTATGGACTCGACGCAGGGCCAGGGTGTGCGCAGCGTGGATCGGGTGTCGCGGACGAAGACCGCGCCGGTGCCGGTGAGCAGACTCATCTGCGGGACCCTTCGACGGCGGGGACGGCGTTTCAGTCGCGGTCTTCGCGCAGGCTGCGCCCGGTCAGGGAGAGGAAGATGTCGTCCAGCGTGGGGCGCGGCACCCGGGTGCCGCGCAAGCGGATGCCGGCCGCGCGGCACCGGCGCACCGGATGAGCGGCCCATCGCCGAGGGGCCTGCGCGGGTGTTCGGGCAGGCACGGCCGGTACTCCGAGCGGGGCTTTCGGTCCCGTCCCGACCGTGCCGCTGCTGCGGCAGAGCCGCGGCTCTGCCGCAGCAGCGGCACGGGGCCGCCGTTCAGTCGATCACGGCGGTGGCCTCGACCTCGACCATGTAGTCGTGTGCGGCCAGAGCCGCCACGCCCAGCAGGGTGGCCGGCGGGACCGGCGCGGTCCCCGATTTCGCGGCCGCCCGCGCGACGCCGTCGAGGAACGGGGCCATCATGTCCAGTCGACGACGTAGACGGTCAGCTTGGCGACGTCCTCGAAGGACGCGCCGGCTGCAGCCAGGGCGGTGCCGACGTTGAGATAGCACTGCTCGACCTGGCCGGCGAAGTCGCCCGGCGCGACCGTGGCGCCGTCGGCGTCGAAGGCGACCTGCCCGGCGACGGAGACCAGAGTCGAACCGGAGGCCACCGACACCTGCCGGTAGGCCTGGGGTGCGGGCAGCCCGCCGGGGTTGAGCAGAGTGACGGCCATGGTGAGCGCCTTCTTTCCGTACGAGCGCGTTCCGCTCTCTTGTGGTTACTCGAGAACCGTAGGAGAGTGGTCGCTGACATGGAAGGACGCACTTTTTCGTGACGGGGGAACCCGATGGTGACCGAGCAGTTCAGCGGCCCGCCCGAGGAAGCGGACCTGACGCGGGCCGATTCCCTGGCGCGCGAGATCTTCTCCGACGTCGCCAACAAGTGGGCGCTGCTGATCATCGAGCTCCTCGGTGACCGCACCCTGCGCTTCAGCGAGGTGCGCAACGAGGTCGAGGGCATCAGCCACAAGATGCTCACCCAGAACCTGCGCATGCTGGAGCGCAACGGCCTGGTCGAGCGCACCGTGCATCCGACCGTGCCGCCGCGGGTCGAATACACCCTCACCGAGCCGGGCCAGGCCCTTCGCGCGACGATCGACGGGCTGTGCCGCTGGACCCGCCACCATCTGGGCCACATCGAGGCCTCCCGCCGCCGCTTCGACGCCTGAGCACCGGTGCTTGCGCGCGAAGGGCTTCTCGCAGCTCGTGCCGGTCCTTCCCGACGCGCCGGGCGCGTTCGGCCGCTACGTCCAGGCGGCGGGGTCGCCGCCCCATCGGGTCGGGGGTGCGGCCCAGTTTCGGGGCGCCCCCTCGTAGTGGACCGGCGGGAGCGCATGGCGCAGCAGGCCGTAGGACGACGGCGTCTCCCGCAGCCAGTCGGCGGCGTCGTAGGTGCCTTCCGCGGCAGGGGCGGGGGCGATTCCGCGCAACAGCCAGTCTGCGGTGCCCGCCAACGAGAACCGCAGAATGCGGCCCCGGCTGTCGGCCTGTCGTCGGACCAGGGCCCGCAGCACTCCCCCGGCCGTCAGGTAGCCGGTGCCGTGGTCCAGGGCCTGGGCGGGCAGGGCGCCCGGGCGCCCTGCAGGGGCCGCCTCGATCGCCGCGATACCGCTGGCCGCCTGTACCAGGCTGTCGAACCCCCGGCGCCCGGCCCAGCGGCCGGGCGACCAGCCCCAGGCGCACAGCTGGGCGACGACCAGGCCGGGGCGGCGGGCGATCATCGCCCGGGCCGCCGCCCCGTGCCCGTCGAGGGAACCGGGCCGGTAGCTCGTCACCACCACGTCGGCCGTGTCGAGCAGCTCTTCGAAGGCGGCCGCTCCCCCGGCGGATCCCAGGTCCAGCAGGGTCGAGCGCTTGCCCCACCCGGTGTCGATGTGGGTGTCGGGATCCTCGGGCAGGCCCGGGGGGTCCACGCGCAGCACGTCGGCGCCCAGCAGGGCGAGGGTCCGGGTGGCGACCGGACCGGCGATGACCCGGGTGAGGTCCAGCACCCGCAGGCCCGCGGCGGGAAGCGGCGCCTGCGGCAGCCGGCGGCTCCCGGGGGCACCGGACTCCTCGACCTCGGCCACCGGCACGCCGCGGGTGAGGGACCCCCCGCTGGGCGCCGTCGCGGGTGCCACGGCCACGGCCAGGCCGCCGGCCGCATAGACCGCCTCCTGGATCTCATGCGCGCGACGCCCGGCCAGTACGTCGGCGACCCGCTCGACCAGCCCGGTCGCCTCGGGCGGATCGTCGCCGTCCGCGCCGCTGCCGGTGTCGATGCCCAGGGCGGCCAGCAGACGCGCGCGGTGGTGCGGGTAGTTCGCGTGGGTGCGAACCCACCCGTCGGCGGCTTGCCAGAAACCCGACAGGGGCGCGAAGGCGGTCGGGCTGCGGCCCTGCACCAGCAGGTGGCGTTCGCTGCGGAACGCCGTCGCCACGGCGCCCTCGTCCACCCGCACCTCGGGAACCGGTCCACCGTTGCGCACGGCGAGCAATTCGGCCGCGGCCAGCGAACACACTCCGACCGTCGCGCGGGCGAGTTCACGCACCGGCAGCACGGCCGCAAGCACCGGGCCCGCGCCGCTGTAGGAGACCCTCGCAGGCAGGTCCGCGGCGCCGCCGAGCGCGTGCCACGCACGGGCCGTGGCCGTATCCGCTCTGCTTTCCATGGCCCCATGCTCCCTGCCGGCGGCGCCGGTGGACAGCCCCTGTGATAAAGGACATGCGGTCGTGGACGTGCCCGGTCAGGTCGACGTCCGGCCGTCGATCGCCTCGCGCAGGATGTCGGCGTGCCCGGCGTTCTGGGTGGTCTCGGCGATGATGTGGATCAGGACCCGCCGCACGCTGTGCGCCGCTCCCGGCTCGTTCCAGGGCGCCTTCGGAAGCGGGTGTGTCGCCGACAGGTCCTCGACGGAGGCGACGACCTCCTCGGTACGGGCGGCGACGCGCTCCTAGCGTTCCAGGATTCCCGCCAGCGTCTCTCCGGGCTGCACCGAGAAGTCGGTTTGGCGGTCGATCGCCCACTGCGGCATTTCCCGCGCAGTACCGGACATGAGGTCGTCCCAGGTGACGCCGTCGGGAAGGGCGAAGCTCATCGCCGCGGGCCCTTCGAGGCGAAGCGCACCCAGGTTACCGTGCGCCGCGACGTCGACCGCCTGCGCGAGCTGGGCTATCCCATCGCCGCCGACAAGGGCCCCGACGGCGGATACCGTCTCGACTCCGGCGCGCAGCTGCCTCCGCTGCTGTTCGACGACGAACAGGCCGTCGCGCTCGTCGTCGCGCTGCGCATCGCCGCCACCACCGGTGCCGGCATCGAGGACGGGGCCGAACGCGCGCTGAACACCCTGCGCCAGGTCATGCCCGCACGGCTGCGCCGCCGCATCGACACCTTCCAGGCCACCGCCGTCGAGCGGGTCCGCGGCAGCGCCGCAGCCGCGCACGTGCGACCGCCGCCAGGGCAACGGCTTCGACATGCGGGCGCTCATGCATCGCGGCGGGCCGCTGAGCGGCAAGCACTTCCTGTTCCAGGGCTGAAGCCCGACCGGTACACCTCATGCGAACGACAAGACAAGGACAAGGACGATGGCAACAGACACGCAGACCTCGCGGACCGTGGCCGGGGAGTTCCTGGAGCGCCTCGGCAGGCAGGACCCCGGCGGCATCCAGGAACCGTTCGCCGAGGAGATCGACTGGCACGTCCCCGGAAGTGACGCGCTGGCCTGGACCGGGCGCCGCACCCGCCGGGAGGAGGTCGCTCCGTACTTCACCACGATGTGGCCGCACTTCGCGCACGGCAGGAGCGAGGTCGTGCTGGAGCGCGTCATCGTCGACGGCGGTGACGTGATGCTGCTGGCGGTCTTCACGCACACCGTCGTGGCCACGGGGAAGGAGTTCACCACACCGGCGGCCATGCATCTGGTGGTCGAGGACGGCCGGATCGCCTGTACGAGGACACGCTGACCGTCGAGAAGGCGTTCAGCGCCGACTGAGCGGAGCGTCCGCAGAGCCCGTTGCCAGAGCGGAAGCCCGAGGCCCGTGATCACGATCAGTCATGCCATGGCCGCAATCGGACACGAACTGTTGCGGAGAGTGGGCGGTCGCCTACGCTTTAGAGCATCATCACCCCCGGATGAACGGATCCTTCCGTGCGACTGTTCAGGAAGAGCCTCGTCACCGCCACCGCGACCCTGGCAGTCCTGGCCGGCGGCGCGATCACCGCGTCCCCCGCTTCCGCCGCCGCCTACAACGGCGCATGCGGCTCGGGCTACGGCGTCGTCAACTCCGCACACGTGCCCAACAACAAGGGCACGGTCTTCCTCACCTACAACTACTCCAACGACTACAACTGCGCGGTCACCGTACGAAACGACCCGGGCACCGCACTTCCCATGAACGTCGCGTTGCGCAGGGCCGGAGACGAGAGTTCGGCCAAGTACGACCCGGGCTCCTACACCACCTACTCCGGTCCGGTGTATGTGTACGGGAACGACACCTGCATGGACTGGGGCGGTGTCATCGACGGCGATCAGGCCGTCAGGTACGCCACCAACTGCAGTTGAGGCGCGCGGCCGCCTCGGCCGGACACGATGACGCCCCGTTCCCCGCGGCGACCGCCGCGGGGAACGGGGCGGACGCGGTTCTCCCGACGCTCCGGCGAGGGGCCAAGCAACCGGCGAGCAGCTTCCGAGGACGCGCCCCTGGAGAGCTCGCCGACGCTTGGACATGGGCAGAGTGCGCGGGCGAACTGATCGGCGACCAGGCCGGCGCGCCGGCTCGGATTCGCGCTGCTGCTGACGTTCTTCCAGGCCGAGGGCCGCATCCCCACCTACGCCGCAGACGTCCCCGCTCCGGCGGTGGACTGCGCCGCTTCCCGAGTCGGGGTGGATGCCGCGCCGCTCGCCCGGTACCCCACGAGCATGCTGACGGGGGACGGCGACCGCTGACCCGCCCAGCGGTGAGCCGGTTGCCCACCGGTCGTTCATCGGCCGGCGCGACTTGGCAGCAGGGACGCTGGGACGAGGGCGACGAGGGACAGGGCGAGAGTGCACCCGAAAGCGAACCCGTACGCCTGAAGGGACGAGTCGCCGGTGGCCAGTTGGCGGCCCACCACGGCGAGGAGGAAGGCCGTGCCGAAAGAGCCGCCGACACGCTGGATGACGCTCAGCAGCGTGGTCGCCGCGGGGATGTCTTCTGCGGCCAGTCGGCCGTAGGCGGCGGCGGTGATCGGGACGGTGGCGAAGGCGAGGCCCGCGCCGCGCACGAACAGGGCCGCGCCCAACGCGAGGTCATCCGCCTCCGGGGCGATGACATAGGGCAGGGT
The genomic region above belongs to Streptomonospora salina and contains:
- a CDS encoding winged helix-turn-helix transcriptional regulator gives rise to the protein MVTEQFSGPPEEADLTRADSLAREIFSDVANKWALLIIELLGDRTLRFSEVRNEVEGISHKMLTQNLRMLERNGLVERTVHPTVPPRVEYTLTEPGQALRATIDGLCRWTRHHLGHIEASRRRFDA
- a CDS encoding mycothiol transferase; translation: MSATHPLPKAPWNEPGAAHSVRRVLIHIIAETTQNAGHADILREAIDGRTST
- a CDS encoding nuclear transport factor 2 family protein; its protein translation is MATDTQTSRTVAGEFLERLGRQDPGGIQEPFAEEIDWHVPGSDALAWTGRRTRREEVAPYFTTMWPHFAHGRSEVVLERVIVDGGDVMLLAVFTHTVVATGKEFTTPAAMHLVVEDGRIACTRTR
- a CDS encoding RidA family protein yields the protein MAVTLLNPGGLPAPQAYRQVSVASGSTLVSVAGQVAFDADGATVAPGDFAGQVEQCYLNVGTALAAAGASFEDVAKLTVYVVDWT
- a CDS encoding GNAT family N-acetyltransferase — translated: MADDRTTLRRPERAELPAVAEAYTAANLHDPVLSWVIDDEDARRRITAGPWRETMVAYLDSVLHSGELVIAEDESAGVAGVALWEWTDPAPATGTSPLQDPEGARFIEHAYGEYADRMKQLMELTGRRRPDASAYWYLLNIVVAPRLRGQGIGGAMLRTHLRRLEAEHAPAFLEASSPRNRRLYESFGFADCGEPVELPDGPRLQPMWRPAAADPDRSRSKG
- a CDS encoding CoA transferase — protein: MESRADTATARAWHALGGAADLPARVSYSGAGPVLAAVLPVRELARATVGVCSLAAAELLAVRNGGPVPEVRVDEGAVATAFRSERHLLVQGRSPTAFAPLSGFWQAADGWVRTHANYPHHRARLLAALGIDTGSGADGDDPPEATGLVERVADVLAGRRAHEIQEAVYAAGGLAVAVAPATAPSGGSLTRGVPVAEVEESGAPGSRRLPQAPLPAAGLRVLDLTRVIAGPVATRTLALLGADVLRVDPPGLPEDPDTHIDTGWGKRSTLLDLGSAGGAAAFEELLDTADVVVTSYRPGSLDGHGAAARAMIARRPGLVVAQLCAWGWSPGRWAGRRGFDSLVQAASGIAAIEAAPAGRPGALPAQALDHGTGYLTAGGVLRALVRRQADSRGRILRFSLAGTADWLLRGIAPAPAAEGTYDAADWLRETPSSYGLLRHALPPVHYEGAPRNWAAPPTRWGGDPAAWT
- a CDS encoding class I SAM-dependent methyltransferase: MSEGTDETTGREYWDARYSESERVWSGDPNAVLVDETAGLEPGTALDLGCGEGADAVWLARQGWRVVAADISAVALERARRHAAEAGVGDRIDFQRHDLATSFPEGGFDLVAAFFLHSWNDLPREAILRTAASRVAPGGTLLIVGHVGEPMWVEEIGAYVELPTSAQVLESLEPAAQEWEVLVSRERTRAHAGPGGHTADSVVELRRR
- a CDS encoding TetR family transcriptional regulator; its protein translation is MSQREDLLAGARTCLVEKGYHHTTARDIAAASESHLASIGYHFGSKDALMNRAALQAQSEWGDVIVASVRAAATADPARRLQIALEELFASLPPQRELILASVQAYAQAEFAGGIRDALRDATRLARAELAALLLGRDADGIDTATADTVGAVVHALVVGFAMQSLVAPDALPSGERAAAALRELAIAHTA
- a CDS encoding spore-associated protein A; translation: MRLFRKSLVTATATLAVLAGGAITASPASAAAYNGACGSGYGVVNSAHVPNNKGTVFLTYNYSNDYNCAVTVRNDPGTALPMNVALRRAGDESSAKYDPGSYTTYSGPVYVYGNDTCMDWGGVIDGDQAVRYATNCS